A window of the Lagopus muta isolate bLagMut1 chromosome 1, bLagMut1 primary, whole genome shotgun sequence genome harbors these coding sequences:
- the TEX33 gene encoding testis-expressed protein 33 has product MDQMGEAVTEVPTSPRLDVAQSDSVPTNSASVEPEEGKKEHLPAGLSPSRQRTSQKTSSTASCKISKSQAARGTMKNSTYIKSKASPSVKGIQNKNIQRKQNLQAKTPHMQNHHSRRLEEEGEDTSATKDPRARLEPRSRNSISHASAASKQTEAENTKSMHNGKELVAGQQQTPGSKMPGSLWKTTKTSCEKAKETNKSLSSIAPDMKAEWKMPLEKKNSLTSDNSKNKFACADEFNSNEEERRSLCMTALVIGQKRLSDRSEVLKKKLESFGDFNELGFNLRSNIFQGGPLESRSLMKDSYTPDVLQKATRDPRNWHGRRIDELGRWHQKNALNLNLQKALEDKYGKKKVKP; this is encoded by the exons TGGAacctgaggaagggaaaaaggagcaTCTTCCAGCAGGCTTAAGTCCCAGCAGACAGAGAACATCCCAAAAGActtccagcacagcctcctgcaAGATCTCGAAGAGCCAAGCAGCTCGGGGAACAATGAAGAACTCCACATATATCAAATCCAAAGCATCTCCTTCGGTAAAGGgtattcagaataaaaatattcagagaaaacagaatctcCAAGCCAAAACTCCCCACATGCAGAATCATCATTCAAGAAGActtgaagaggaaggagaagataCTTCTGCCACCAAAGACCCAAGGGCAAGGCTTGAGCCAAGAAGCAGGAACAGCATTTCCCATGCGTCTGCAGCATCCAAGCAAACGGAGGCAGAGAACACCAAATCCATGCACAATGGCAAAGAGTTAGTAGCAGGCCAGCAGCAAACCCCAGGTTCTAAAATGCCTGGATCTCTGTGGAAGACCACCAAAACCAGCTGTGAAAAAGCCAAGGAGACCAATAAGTCCCTGTCATCAATAGCGCCAGATATGAAAGCAGAATGGAAGATgcctctggagaagaaaaacagtttgaccagtgacaacagcaaaaataaatttgccTGTGCTGATGAATTTAACAGCAATGAAGAG GAGCGGCGGTCTCTGTGCATGACAGCACTTGTCATAGGACAGAAAAGACTCAGTGACCGCTCTGAGGTgctaaaaaaaaagctggagtCATTTGGTGATTTCAACGAGCTGGGTTTCAACCTGAGGTCAAACATCTTCCAAG GTGGCCCACTGGAAAGCAGAAGCTTAATGAAAGATTCCTACACCCCTGATGTACTTCAGAAGGCAACCAGGGATCCCAGGAACTGGCATGGAAGGAGGATTGATGAGCTAG gGAGGTGGCATCAGAAAAATGCCTTAAATCTTAACCTGCAGAAGGCATTGGAGGATaaatatgggaagaaaaaagtcaagCCCTAG